A single region of the Kwoniella shivajii chromosome 10, complete sequence genome encodes:
- a CDS encoding polyadenylate-binding protein, cytoplasmic and nuclear: MSSDATSPAPAAAKPAAPSQSTPNADAPAPAPAQQQPSASASLYVGELDSSVTEAMLFEIFNMIGPVASIRVCRDAVTRRSLGYAYVNYLNAADGERALEHLNYSLIKNRPCRIMWSQRDPALRKTGQGNIFIKNLDESIDNKALHDTFAAFGDILSCKVGNDESGKSRGFAFVHYSTGEAADAAIKAVNGMLLNDKKVFVGHHVGKKERLSKVEEQRAQFTNVYVKNVDPEITDEEFEELVRPFGATISVALSRDDSGANKGFGFVNFESHEAARQAVDELNEKEHKGRKLYAGRAQSKLERESELKKSHEEKRMENEAKSADEWDDDRLRAEFDSFGTITSCKVMKDENEASRGFGFVCFSSPEEATKAVSEMNGKMIGTKPLYVALAQRKDVRRQALESQIAQRSNMRMQYAPGGFGGMQGYMGQPVYGYPPMPGYGQPMPGMPPMRGPMMGYPGGPQNAMRPRYAPGGQPIPGAPYGAPPPPMGGAYGGVPPQYPVRPGGGARIPAAPSSNGPRGAGGPSPVGVPQGLPRGGQAPPRPQEAQTSRLDSQNLARAAPAEQKQMLGEALYPLIFDTQPDLAGKITGMLLEMDNAELLHLVESPPALQDKVDEALRVLAEWGKGSDEKADGEAVKEEIKEEKAE; this comes from the exons ATGTCTTCCGACGCTACTTCTCCTGCTCCGGCCGCAGCCAAGCCCGCTGCTCCTAGCCAATCTACCCCCAACGCCGATGCTCCCGCTCCTGCTCCCGCTCAGCAGCAGCCATCTGCTTCTGCCAGTCTTTACGTTGGAGAGCTTGACTCCAGCGTCACTGAAGCTATGCTCTTCGAGATCTTCAACATGATCGGTCCCGTCGCCTC TATCCGAGTCTGTCGAGACGCCGTCACTCGACGATCCCTCGGATACGCATACGTCAACTACCTCAACGCAGCTGACGGTGAAAGGGCACTCGAGCACCTCAACTATTCTCTTATCAAGAACAGACCTTGTCGAATCATGTGGTCTCAACGAGACCCTGCTTTGCGAAAGACTGGACAAGGAAacattttcatcaaaaaTCTCGATGAAAGTATTGacaacaag GCTCTTCACGACACCTTTGCGGCCTTCGGTGATATTCTCTCTTGTAAAGTCGGCAACGACGAGAGCGGCAAGAGCAGAGGTTTCGC TTTCGTTCATTACTCTACTGGCGAAGCTGCTGATGCCGCCATCAAAGCTGTTAACGGTATGTTACTCAATGACAAGAAAGTCTTTGTTGGACACCatgttggaaagaaggaacGACTCTCTAAGGTCGAAGAACAACGAGCTCAATTCACCAATGTTTACGTCAAGAATGTTGACCCAGAGATCACCGACGAAGAATTTGAAGAACTCGTCAGACCTTTTGGTGCCACCATCTCTGTCGCTTTGAGCAGAGACGACAGTGGAGCCAATAAGGGCTTCGGTTTCGTCAACTTCGAATCTCACGAGGCTGCCAGACAAGCTGTAGACGAGCTCAACGAGAAGGAACACAAAGGACGAAAGCTTTATGCTGGTCGAGCTCAGAGCAAGCTTGAGCGAGAAAGCGAGTTGAAAAAGAGTCAcgaggaaaagagaatggAAAACGAGGCTAAATCTGCTG ACGAATGGGATGACGATCGACTCCGAGCTGAATTCGACTCTTTCGGTACCATCACTTCATGCAAGGTCatgaaggatgagaatgaggcATCCAGA GGCTTTGGTTTCGTGTGCTTCTCCTCTCCCGAGGAAGCCACTAAAGCTGTTTCTGAGATGAACGGCAAGATGATCGGCACCAAGCCCCTCTATGTCGCTCTTGCTCAACGAAAGGATGTCCGACGACAAGCTCTTGAATCTCAAATCGCTCAACGAAGCAACATGCGAATGCAATACGCTCCAGGCGGTTTCGGTGGTATGCAAGGTTACATGGGACAGCCCGTCTATGGTTATCCTCCCATGCCTGGATACGGTCAACCCATGCCTGGTATGCCTCCTATGCGAGGTCCCATGATGGGATACCCCGGTGGTCCTCAAAATGCCATGCGACCTCGATACGCTCCAGGTGGTCAACCCATTCCCGGAGCTCCTTACGGtgctcctcctccacctatgGGCGGTGCATACGGTGGTGTCCCTCCTCAATATCCTGTTCGACCCGGTGGTGGAGCTCGGATTCCCGCTGCTCCTTCCTCAAACGGTCCTCGAGGTGCCGGCGGTCCCAGCCCTGTTGGCGTTCCTCAAGGTCTCCCTCGAGGTGGTCAAGCTCCCCCTCGACCTCAAGAAGCTCAAACTTCCCGACTCGACTCCCAAAACTTGGCCCGAGCTGCACCTGCCGAACAAAAGCAGATGTTGGGTGAAGCTTTATAccctttgatctttga TACTCAACCTGATCTCGCTGGTAAAATCACTGGTATGCTCCTCGAGATGGACAATGCGGAGTTACTCCACCTCGTCGAGTCTCCTCCTGCCCTTCAAGACAAAGTCGATGAGGCTCTCAGAGTCCTCGCCGAGTGGGGCAAAGGTAGTGACGAGAAGGCTGACGGTGAGgcagtgaaagaagagatcaaggaggagaaggcCGAGTAG